From Candidatus Bathyarchaeota archaeon, a single genomic window includes:
- a CDS encoding adenine phosphoribosyltransferase: MSSTHAEDLKLRLMTIELLRTAKKQYTYRELSAKTDLPVTVLSRYAKGHVLPNAARAKQLWNILTKLVGLETELHRIIRFNEDGYFDNTWIVGDFNILKQAAHHALATFAGKRVTMVLTAAVDGIPLATMVANSLGVNLAIAKRNKEVGVPAFLEETYVLRDSGVTMTLYLPKSAIKRRDSVLVVDDMIKTGETQVALVNLVNKAKAEVSGIYSLIAIGDEWQKRIKLPKGCSVQVVTRVKPKKKS, translated from the coding sequence ATGAGTAGCACACATGCAGAAGACCTGAAACTCCGATTAATGACTATCGAACTACTCAGAACGGCAAAGAAACAGTACACCTATCGAGAATTATCCGCCAAAACAGACCTACCCGTAACAGTTCTAAGCAGATATGCTAAAGGACATGTTCTACCAAATGCAGCGAGAGCCAAGCAACTCTGGAACATCCTAACAAAACTCGTAGGTTTAGAAACTGAACTTCACAGAATAATTCGATTCAATGAAGACGGATATTTCGACAACACTTGGATCGTGGGAGACTTCAACATACTCAAACAAGCCGCTCACCACGCCCTCGCAACGTTCGCTGGAAAACGCGTAACAATGGTCTTAACCGCTGCCGTAGATGGAATACCACTCGCAACAATGGTTGCAAATTCGCTCGGCGTCAATCTTGCAATAGCAAAGAGAAATAAAGAGGTAGGGGTCCCAGCATTTTTAGAAGAAACATACGTGCTCAGGGACTCCGGTGTAACCATGACGTTATATCTGCCGAAAAGCGCCATCAAAAGAAGAGACAGCGTACTCGTAGTGGACGATATGATAAAAACCGGGGAAACCCAAGTAGCCCTTGTCAACCTCGTTAATAAGGCAAAAGCCGAGGTTTCAGGAATTTACTCCCTGATCGCCATTGGAGACGAATGGCAAAAAAGAATAAAACTACCCAAAGGATGTTCAGTTCAAGTCGTGACAAGGGTTAAGCCGAAGAAGAAGAGCTAG